From Wolbachia endosymbiont (group A) of Longitarsus flavicornis, the proteins below share one genomic window:
- a CDS encoding type IV secretion system protein has protein sequence MISKRSLLLILCLAITGCNMDCVEPGLQSRNTSVNVDVPVHKAGEEVKIHWVDSGQVISKGEEIKFTLDGSVNFCPFKEDKNPRKVLVPASFCADGSEPNYSKAANINDVPNNYGVDEKGVNENELCGGKGFGSNRRYVDTGIKVSPGDKLSFSLVPRKITIDYDNPGGKGISFDDNCYRAEEGGEKVSASEILNVSKQEGEEFFCEGKDGKRNKIKFLPLDKTKAKESKVLVGNGYTPYDNKVHFNKGYIEDNKPWIYGSLLDLRRAKIGLNELCDGKNCSLDERKKYSSYELNCYHQNIYYTKKGIWNYGSGQAGEQNRVSSIRYKKYDNENDKCDMYSHLKEVEDKLKKIEENKGDPKQINVDFTSNTEKDISWAEALVAKIGDLDDQDTAKGMQCLPDNEVGARKDNVCSQISDNFEDFSLKLNSDYTVKNVTSGSSVMLAIADYGHYKANRGGYHVKVTRSCEYINGEKLYVYLGDEPPKDLHGVGTNDFKVVGVRERINGKDEYTILDVISGKHFQNEESKKIYFGIDVSNVEKGDITDKYGKYYENNKYTVTLFVKRKINDFISSNVNGVFKLIKEEVIGDSVKDSYKGYARGLLQGVRALLTLYVIFTVVGYMLGTIQLSKFDFIVRMFKIAFIAFAFSDRSWELFGTTLSRLFIDGSTYLVDSFSGYIGEGGRKFAFLDLTAGVLFTTETWLKFLSLMLSGPFGFIAFLAILYATFMFLKCIISATFKYVISTVLVAFLLSLTPLFIVFILFQKTKPLFDNWIKTLAHVAVQPVILFSSLSLLNQLMYSVLYNLTNFSACYQCLISVNFLSYDLCLMKSILPLGYSPGTNVDVALSTGERAGGHFAALPIDLIQAFMYLIIAGAMEAFVSISETMAQALFSSGFGVAGSVGQVAKSASQAMLSTVGLDDKTQHMIQGIKQQVGKDRPKVEVKDNSISPKSETPKQSGKQESSGKTMGGNSKSPKPEVLKQPDQQKGFDETIRSDPSTKAKDKEGN, from the coding sequence ATGATAAGTAAAAGATCACTATTGTTGATACTGTGTCTTGCAATCACTGGTTGTAACATGGATTGTGTCGAACCTGGGTTGCAGAGCAGAAACACTAGTGTTAACGTGGATGTTCCAGTTCATAAAGCTGGTGAAGAAGTTAAAATTCATTGGGTTGATTCTGGTCAAGTAATTAGTAAGGGTGAGGAAATCAAATTCACCCTCGATGGATCAGTAAATTTTTGCCCTTTTAAAGAAGACAAAAATCCAAGGAAAGTACTTGTGCCAGCTAGCTTTTGTGCTGATGGCTCAGAACCAAATTATAGTAAAGCTGCAAATATTAACGATGTGCCTAATAATTATGGCGTTGATGAAAAAGGCGTAAATGAAAACGAATTGTGCGGTGGTAAAGGATTTGGCAGCAATAGACGTTATGTGGACACTGGAATTAAAGTAAGTCCTGGTGATAAGTTAAGCTTTAGCTTAGTTCCCAGAAAAATAACAATTGATTATGACAATCCAGGAGGGAAAGGCATCAGTTTTGATGACAATTGTTATAGAGCTGAAGAAGGAGGTGAAAAAGTGTCAGCAAGTGAAATATTGAATGTTAGCAAGCAAGAGGGAGAGGAATTTTTTTGTGAGGGCAAGGATGGAAAGAGAAATAAAATAAAATTTTTACCTCTTGATAAAACAAAAGCAAAGGAAAGTAAAGTGCTAGTTGGCAATGGGTACACTCCATATGATAATAAGGTACATTTTAATAAAGGTTATATTGAAGACAACAAACCATGGATATATGGTTCGCTACTTGATTTACGCCGCGCTAAAATAGGATTGAACGAGTTATGTGATGGAAAAAACTGTAGTCTTGATGAGAGAAAAAAGTACTCCTCCTATGAGCTTAACTGTTACCATCAAAATATATACTATACTAAGAAGGGTATATGGAACTATGGTTCAGGTCAAGCGGGAGAACAAAACCGTGTCTCTTCTATAAGATACAAAAAATATGATAATGAAAACGACAAATGTGATATGTATTCTCACCTTAAAGAAGTTGAAGATAAGCTTAAGAAGATAGAAGAAAATAAAGGGGATCCCAAGCAGATTAACGTTGATTTTACATCAAACACTGAAAAAGATATTTCCTGGGCTGAGGCTCTTGTTGCAAAAATTGGTGATCTTGATGATCAAGATACTGCTAAAGGTATGCAATGTCTTCCAGATAATGAAGTAGGTGCAAGAAAGGATAATGTGTGTTCGCAAATTAGTGATAATTTTGAGGATTTTTCTCTGAAATTAAATAGTGACTATACAGTAAAAAATGTAACATCTGGTAGTAGTGTGATGCTCGCTATTGCAGATTATGGTCACTATAAAGCTAATAGGGGCGGTTACCATGTTAAAGTCACTAGATCATGTGAATACATTAATGGCGAAAAACTGTATGTGTATTTGGGTGATGAGCCACCTAAAGATCTGCATGGTGTGGGAACTAATGATTTCAAAGTGGTAGGAGTGAGAGAAAGAATAAACGGAAAAGATGAGTACACCATATTAGATGTAATAAGCGGAAAACACTTTCAGAACGAAGAATCTAAGAAGATATATTTCGGTATTGATGTAAGCAATGTAGAGAAAGGTGATATTACAGACAAATATGGCAAATATTATGAAAATAATAAGTACACAGTAACTTTATTTGTCAAAAGAAAAATTAATGATTTTATTTCATCGAATGTAAACGGGGTATTTAAACTTATAAAAGAAGAAGTAATTGGGGACAGCGTTAAAGATTCATACAAAGGATATGCAAGAGGTCTTCTTCAAGGAGTAAGAGCTTTGCTTACTCTATACGTTATATTTACTGTCGTTGGCTATATGCTTGGAACAATACAGCTAAGTAAATTTGATTTCATTGTAAGAATGTTCAAGATAGCATTTATAGCTTTTGCCTTTAGCGATAGAAGCTGGGAACTTTTTGGTACAACTTTATCCAGACTTTTTATAGATGGTAGCACTTATTTAGTTGATAGCTTTTCTGGCTATATAGGGGAAGGGGGGAGAAAATTTGCATTCTTAGACTTGACAGCAGGAGTATTATTCACAACAGAAACTTGGTTAAAGTTTTTATCGTTGATGCTCTCTGGTCCTTTTGGCTTTATTGCATTTTTGGCAATACTCTACGCTACTTTTATGTTCTTAAAATGCATTATTAGCGCTACGTTTAAATATGTAATATCTACTGTTCTAGTGGCGTTTTTACTGTCATTAACACCTTTATTTATCGTATTTATTCTATTTCAAAAGACTAAACCCTTGTTTGATAACTGGATAAAAACGCTGGCTCACGTTGCAGTACAACCAGTTATTTTATTTTCATCTTTATCTCTTTTAAATCAGTTGATGTATTCAGTTCTATACAATCTCACAAATTTTTCTGCATGCTATCAATGTTTAATTAGCGTAAATTTCTTATCGTATGATCTATGCCTGATGAAATCAATACTGCCTCTTGGATACAGTCCTGGCACTAATGTTGATGTTGCATTAAGTACCGGAGAAAGAGCTGGTGGGCACTTTGCAGCGTTGCCCATAGATCTGATCCAAGCATTTATGTACTTAATTATTGCCGGTGCAATGGAAGCTTTTGTTTCTATATCGGAAACTATGGCACAAGCACTATTCAGCTCTGGTTTTGGGGTTGCTGGCAGTGTTGGTCAAGTTGCTAAGAGCGCATCGCAAGCTATGCTGTCAACCGTTGGCCTTGATGATAAGACTCAGCATATGATACAGGGCATCAAGCAACAAGTGGGTAAAGATCGACCAAAAGTTGAAGTGAAGGATAACTCCATAAGCCCTAAATCTGAAACACCAAAGCAATCAGGTAAGCAAGAAAGTTCTGGTAAAACAATGGGTGGAAACTCTAAAAGCCCTAAACCTGAAGTACTAAAACAACCAGATCAGCAAAAAGGTTTTGATGAAACAATAAGAAGTGATCCTAGTACTAAAGCTAAAGACAAGGAAGGAAATTGA